The stretch of DNA ATCGAGATCTCGAGCGTCCACCACCTGGAGAAGACGGTCAATGGCGTGCCGCTTCGTCGACCGGAATGGTACTTCGACGTCCGGGTCCAGGGCGATGGGATCGCGGATATCCCCACGCACATGGTCGATCAGGTCCAGCGCTTGGTGGCGGCGACCTCGCCGGGCGTCGCCGCGCCGGCCACGCTCGAGCTGCTCGCCGCGCGCCGCTGGGCCACGCGGGTGCCGCGCTCTCTCTTCGCGCGTGTGACGGGCAGGTCGGACTTTCCCCCCGAGCTCCATGACGTCGTGGCGGGCTCAGAGCTGTCGTACTTCGGCAATGCCGAGCTGTCGTTCCGCCTCGGCGCCGTCACCGCGGCTCTCTACTCGCGATGGGATCTCTCCCAGCCGCCCGGCGGCGGAGACATCCACCGCTCCGTCGTCCGTGGCAACCGAGCGGAGATCCGGGTCGAGCAGCACGCGGGGACTCGCTTCCGGCGCCGGCTCTCGGTCATTCCACGTCGCGAGGCGGACCGGGTCAAGGCCGCTCTCGAGCGCGCCGTCCTCGCGTGGCAAGACGCGCATCCGGGCCTGGCCGTCGCCGAGTCCGGCTCCGGCTGGGAGATTCGCGTGCCCCGCCGGCTCGCCTCGGGGCACGAGAGCCACTTCCCCCTGGTGCTGGCCGACTTCCTCGCCCTGGTCGAGCGCG from Candidatus Methylomirabilota bacterium encodes:
- a CDS encoding putative oxidoreductase C-terminal domain-containing protein — translated: IEISSVHHLEKTVNGVPLRRPEWYFDVRVQGDGIADIPTHMVDQVQRLVAATSPGVAAPATLELLAARRWATRVPRSLFARVTGRSDFPPELHDVVAGSELSYFGNAELSFRLGAVTAALYSRWDLSQPPGGGDIHRSVVRGNRAEIRVEQHAGTRFRRRLSVIPRREADRVKAALERAVLAWQDAHPGLAVAESGSGWEIRVPRRLASGHESHFPLVLADFLALVERGHPPPDLAPDTLAKYTLLASAGVEARKTHEPESPTDSS